AACTTATTGATTACTAATCCTCGAGACATTCCTGCTTTTGTTGCTGAACTTAAAAAATACCCTTTTACTGCGTTAACGGGTGTTAACACGCTTTTTAATGCTTTAGTGAATAATGATGAGTTTAAAAACTTAGACTTTTCTGGGCTAAAACTATCAATTGGCGGCGGAATGGCAGTTCAAAAAGCCGTTGCAGATAAGTGGCAATCAATTACTAAAACTCGTTTATTGGAAGGCTATGGCTTAACAGAAGCCTCCCCATTAGTAACCTGTTGTCCTTACGATCTAGACGGTTATAACGGTTCCATTGGTTTTCCAGCACCTTCTACTTTGATTCAAGTACGAGATGAAGATGGCAAGGTGCTTGCTCAAGGCGAAACCGGTGAGCTATTTGCTAAAGGCCCACAGATTATGCAAGGTTATTGGCAACGTCCAGAAGAAACGGCTAAAGTGATTGACAAAGATGGCTGGTTAGCGACTGGCGATATTGGTTATATGGATGAAACCGGCTTCTTTTATATTGTTGACAGAAAGAAAGATATGATTCTAGTTTCTGGCTTTAACGTATTTCCAAATGAAGTTGAAGATGTTGTTGCCCTGCACCCTAAAGTGATAGAAGTTGCTGCAGTTGGCGTTCCTAATGATGCCAGTGGTGAGCTTGTCAAAATATTTGTGGTTGCAAAAGATAAATCATTAACTGAAAAAGATTTGATTAATCATTGTCGTCATCATTTAACGGGATATAAAGTACCAAAACTGGTAGAATTCAGAGACGAATTACCAAAAACAAATGTGGGTAAGATTTTACGCAGACAGCTTCGAGACGAAGCTAAAAAAGCGTAAATGATGAAGCCGGCATAATCGCCGGCTTTTTATTAGCCTAAAATCTCACGGAGTAAACTGTGTTAGCGTTTGAATATATCAGTGATGATGCATCTTTATTATCATTAGTAGAGCAGTATCAACAAACAAGTTTATTAGTGTTAGATACCGAATTTGTTCGCACTAGAACTTATTATGCAAATCTTGGCTTGATCCAAGCCTATGACGGTAAAACGTTAGCCTTAATTGACCCCATTGCCATCAAAGATTTAGCCCCATTTTGGGCATTACTAACCAATGAAAACATCATTAAGCTGGTTCATTCATGTAGTGAGGATTTAGAAGTATTTGCTCATTACGGCAAATGCCAGCCTAAGCCATTATTTGACAGCCAAATAGCAGCCAGTTTAGCGCAAATGGGTCATGGTTTGGGCTACGCTAAATTAGTTGAGCAGTGTTTAAGTGTTGAGTTAGACAAAGGCGAGTCTCGAACAGATTGGATGAAACGCCCCTTATCTGACGCACAACTTCAATACGCAGCCAATGATGTTTATTATCTTTATAAACTTTACCCACAAGTGCTAGCTAAATTAAATGAGCTTAATCGATTAGATTGGTTATATGAAGAAGGTGAGCGGCTCACAGAAGGGCGTCTTGAGGGGGTTGAGCCAGAAACAGCCTATATTAAAGTTAAGAATGCTTTTCAGTTAACGCGTGAACAATTGGCTTATTTAAAGGTGTTGGCCAGATGGCGCCTTGAGAAAGCTGTTTTGCGCAATCTTGCACTCGGTTTTGTTATTAAAGATCATGCGCTTATCGCTTTAGCCAAAAAACAACCGCAGAATTTAGCTGATTTAAATCGTATGAGCGAACTCACTGAGCATGAAAAACGCTTTCATGGAAAAGATTTATTAAAAGTGATGGCGACAGCTGATTTAAAGCAACTACCTGAAGAGCTGGATGTTATCGCGCTAAAACCAACCTATAAAGCAACTTTTAAAGCGATAAAGAATATTATTACTGAGGTCAGTGAACAGCAAAATGTTGCAATGGAGTTTATTGGTTCAAAAAGGCTCATTCATCAATTAATGTTATGGCTATATTTTGACAAGCAAACCGAAACCCCGTTGATATTGTCTGGCTGGCGCGGTGTGCTTATTGGCAATCGTTTAGATAGCATCAGTTTTGATGGTTAATTAATCATCAAGTTTTGTGTTTGTGCAAAAATAAAAATGCCATTTGGGGAAAACAAATGGCATTTTTAATTTATTAACCGCTACTTGGTATCCGGTAGGGTCACGTTTAGCTCAAGCACAGATAAATTGTCATCATTTTGATCTAGCTGCACAGACACTTGGTCTTCGGATATTTGGACATATTTACGGATGACTTCAATAATTTCTTGTTTCATCTTAGGTAAATAATCCGGAGCACCACGTTGACCACGCTGATGTGCGACAATAATTTGTAAGCGCTCTTTAGCTAAAGATGCTGTGTTTGGTTTTTTATTACTTCTGAAATAATCAAGTATGGACATAATTAGCTACCAAATATCCTTTTGAGGAACCCTTTCTTTTCTTCGGCGATAAAACGTAACGGTACATCTTCACCCAATAATCTATCTACAGTGTCACTATATGCAAGACCAGCATCGCTTTCTTGGTCAATGATGACGGGTACACCTGAGTTAGACGCTTTCAATACTGCCTGAGACTCAGGAATAACACCTAGTAATTCAATTGCTAAAATTTCATTCACATCTTCAACGCTAAGCATTTCACCTGTTTTAACACGCGTAGGTGAATAACGGGTTAACAAGAGATATTCCTTAATAGGTTCTAGACTGAGTTCGGCGCGACGAGAGCGGCTTTGTAACATGCCAAGAATACGGTCTGAATCTCGCACTGAGCTGACTTCTGGGTTGGTAGTGACAATCGCGATATCTGCAAAGTAAAGTGCCATCATTGCACCTTGCTCAATTCCTGCTGGCGAGTCGCACACAATATAGTCAAAATCTTTACTTAAATCTTCAAGGACTTTGCCAACACCTTCTTTAGTCAACGCATCTTTGTCTCGGGTTTGAGATGCCGGTAATACAAACAACTTATCACAGCGTTTGTCTTTTATCAGTGCTTGATTAAGGTTTGCTTCACCATTAATCACATTAACAAAGTCATAAACAACCCGACGTTCACACCCCATAATCAAATCAAGATTTCTCAAACCGATATCAAAGTCAATAACAACGGTTTTCTTGCCTTTCAATGCTAGACCTGTGGCAATAGCAGCACTGGAGGTTGTCTTACCTACACCGCCTTTTCCTGATGTGACAACAATAATTTGTGCCATGTGTTTTTATATCCTTTAAATTTGCCTTTAAGGCAATAGTTCAACCGTGAGAGACTCGCCATTAAGGCGGACACAACCTCTTTGTGACTGACAACGTTGTTGCAAAGTATCTGCTGTCCAATATTGTCCTGCGATAGAAACTAATTCAGCATCGAGTGTCTGTGCAATAATGACACTGTTTGTGTCACCAGCCGCGCCAGCCATTGCTTTGCCACGCAAAGCACCATATACATGAATGCTACCATCTGCAATAACTTCTGCGCCATTACCTACCGCACCAAAAACAATCAAATCTGCATCTTTTGCATAGATTTGCTGTCCGGAGCGTACATTTTGTTTAACAATTTTAGTTTGCCTTGGCGGTATACTTGGTTTAGCAGCTTGTTTTCCTGATTTTACAACAGCTAACCCTAGATGTTTAGCCTGAGCAGAAAAAGGTATCGAGGCTTCAGTAATACCAACAATGATTAAATGACGTTCATTCAGTATTGATTTTAATTTTGCTAAATCAACATCTTCGCCATCAATGGCTGTTAAATTGAGTATTAATGGTGCACCACGAAAAAATTGTGGAGCCTGGGCCAGTTTCTTATCTAGCTCTAATGCAACCAGTTCAAGGTTACTATTATTTATATAAAGTACAGATAGAGTAAAAGATGTGGCTTTTAACTCGAGATTTTGTTTCGCCATCTCGTCGTTATTCTCCAAATTTTAAGCTTGTAAAATGATTTACAATTATTTTATTGGGACTCCATGTTATAGTGTGTGTAGTGGACTATCAAGTTACAACCATCGGAAATTAACACTAAAATGATTTGTGTAGTATATAAAAGCAGTCGTCGTGCTGATACGTATCTTTTTGTAGAGAAACGTGATGTATTTGAAGCGGTTCCAGAGCCATTAATGCAAATGTTTGGCACACCTAAATTGGTTATGATGGTGCCTTTATCTAAAAGAGAATCTTTAGCTTTGGCAGATATTGAAAAAGTAAAAACTGAATTGAAAGAAAAAGGCTATTACTTGCAAATTCCTCCACCTCAAGAAAATTTGCTAGAAGCACACAAAGCCAGCCTTGGCATAAAAGATTAACAAGACAAATAGAAGTACTAACATGAGTTTTTGGGAAACCACCTCACTAAAGGACATGACCACAGAGCAATGGGAACTGCTTTGCGATGGCTGTGGTAAATGTTGTTTAAACAAAATTATTGATGATGAAACTGATGAGCTGTATTACACCAATGCCGCTTGCCATTTACTTGATGATCAGTCTTGTGAGTGCCGTCATTATGATGACCGCTTTAAATATGTACCCGAGTGTACTGTGATCACACAAG
This Shewanella aestuarii DNA region includes the following protein-coding sequences:
- the minC gene encoding septum site-determining protein MinC encodes the protein MAKQNLELKATSFTLSVLYINNSNLELVALELDKKLAQAPQFFRGAPLILNLTAIDGEDVDLAKLKSILNERHLIIVGITEASIPFSAQAKHLGLAVVKSGKQAAKPSIPPRQTKIVKQNVRSGQQIYAKDADLIVFGAVGNGAEVIADGSIHVYGALRGKAMAGAAGDTNSVIIAQTLDAELVSIAGQYWTADTLQQRCQSQRGCVRLNGESLTVELLP
- the minE gene encoding cell division topological specificity factor MinE is translated as MSILDYFRSNKKPNTASLAKERLQIIVAHQRGQRGAPDYLPKMKQEIIEVIRKYVQISEDQVSVQLDQNDDNLSVLELNVTLPDTK
- the minD gene encoding septum site-determining protein MinD, translated to MAQIIVVTSGKGGVGKTTSSAAIATGLALKGKKTVVIDFDIGLRNLDLIMGCERRVVYDFVNVINGEANLNQALIKDKRCDKLFVLPASQTRDKDALTKEGVGKVLEDLSKDFDYIVCDSPAGIEQGAMMALYFADIAIVTTNPEVSSVRDSDRILGMLQSRSRRAELSLEPIKEYLLLTRYSPTRVKTGEMLSVEDVNEILAIELLGVIPESQAVLKASNSGVPVIIDQESDAGLAYSDTVDRLLGEDVPLRFIAEEKKGFLKRIFGS
- the rnd gene encoding ribonuclease D; its protein translation is MLAFEYISDDASLLSLVEQYQQTSLLVLDTEFVRTRTYYANLGLIQAYDGKTLALIDPIAIKDLAPFWALLTNENIIKLVHSCSEDLEVFAHYGKCQPKPLFDSQIAASLAQMGHGLGYAKLVEQCLSVELDKGESRTDWMKRPLSDAQLQYAANDVYYLYKLYPQVLAKLNELNRLDWLYEEGERLTEGRLEGVEPETAYIKVKNAFQLTREQLAYLKVLARWRLEKAVLRNLALGFVIKDHALIALAKKQPQNLADLNRMSELTEHEKRFHGKDLLKVMATADLKQLPEELDVIALKPTYKATFKAIKNIITEVSEQQNVAMEFIGSKRLIHQLMLWLYFDKQTETPLILSGWRGVLIGNRLDSISFDG
- a CDS encoding YcgL domain-containing protein; amino-acid sequence: MICVVYKSSRRADTYLFVEKRDVFEAVPEPLMQMFGTPKLVMMVPLSKRESLALADIEKVKTELKEKGYYLQIPPPQENLLEAHKASLGIKD
- a CDS encoding YcgN family cysteine cluster protein, translated to MSFWETTSLKDMTTEQWELLCDGCGKCCLNKIIDDETDELYYTNAACHLLDDQSCECRHYDDRFKYVPECTVITQENIASLTWLPDSCAYRRLYSGRKLASWHPLIAGSKALMHQNGMSVKDKTVNENKVRYLEDNIVLWPLQDIE
- the fadD gene encoding long-chain-fatty-acid--CoA ligase FadD, which encodes MDQPWINHLPAKVPAEIDPAQFPSLVAMFEHAVAKYADQPAFVNMGATMTYRKLEERSRAFAAYLQNELKLEKGDRVALMMPNLLQYPIALFGVLRAGMVVVNVNPLYTPRELKHQLVDSGAKAIVVVSNFAKTLEEIVDQTPVESVIITRLGDQLSATKRTLVNFVVKYIKKMVPKYDLPHARSFRDSLSKGRRLQYVKPEISANDLAFLQYTGGTTGVSKGAMLSHKNVVSNVLQANGAYSPALKDGIEFVVTALPLYHIFALTVNCLLFLHKGSQNLLITNPRDIPAFVAELKKYPFTALTGVNTLFNALVNNDEFKNLDFSGLKLSIGGGMAVQKAVADKWQSITKTRLLEGYGLTEASPLVTCCPYDLDGYNGSIGFPAPSTLIQVRDEDGKVLAQGETGELFAKGPQIMQGYWQRPEETAKVIDKDGWLATGDIGYMDETGFFYIVDRKKDMILVSGFNVFPNEVEDVVALHPKVIEVAAVGVPNDASGELVKIFVVAKDKSLTEKDLINHCRHHLTGYKVPKLVEFRDELPKTNVGKILRRQLRDEAKKA